One Glutamicibacter halophytocola DNA segment encodes these proteins:
- a CDS encoding glycoside hydrolase family 13 protein, protein MTQTRAEADNPLQSEDSQWWRSSVIYQIYPRSFADSNADGMGDLRGITQHLESIAQLSVDAIWLSPFFTSPQKDAGYDVADYCDVDPLFGTLADFDEMVARAHELGLKVIIDLVPNHCSDQHPWFQAALAAAPGSPERERFIFKDPVQQGHPNNWESVFGGPMWTPTTNPDGSPGQSYLHIFDSSQPDFNWKNEDVRAMFRDVLRFWLDRGTDGFRVDVAHGLIKAEGLPDFTPDPAGASMGGTEELAPWWGQDGVHEIYREWRQVIDEYEGDRVLCAEAWVNPLSLMAKWVRNDEMHQAFNFPYLSCDYDAQQLRETIDESLHEFGAVGAPSTWVLSNHDVVRHATRLALTDENPQGEGIGPKTPNLPDPATGLRRARSSTALMLALPGGAYLYQGEELGLPEAVDLPDDARQDPTWFRTNGERYGRDGCRVPLPWKGDAPSFGFSDSGKSWLPQPTSWAPYARDLQADDPDSTLNLYRRLLQLRKDHGLGTGGLEWVPGDQPDLLAFSNGKVLVVANFGAAPLALPPLVQDAQELVRSQPRDSTAPGMIPAETTMWFLLA, encoded by the coding sequence ATGACTCAAACTCGCGCAGAAGCAGATAACCCCTTGCAATCCGAAGATTCCCAATGGTGGCGCTCGTCGGTGATCTACCAGATCTACCCGCGCTCATTTGCTGATTCCAATGCCGATGGCATGGGCGATCTGCGTGGCATTACCCAGCATCTGGAGAGCATCGCCCAGCTATCCGTTGATGCTATTTGGCTTTCCCCGTTTTTCACCTCCCCGCAGAAGGATGCAGGCTACGACGTCGCTGACTACTGCGATGTCGACCCGCTCTTCGGCACGCTTGCGGACTTTGATGAGATGGTTGCCCGAGCCCACGAATTAGGGCTGAAAGTCATTATCGACCTGGTGCCCAACCACTGCTCGGACCAGCATCCCTGGTTCCAAGCTGCCCTTGCCGCGGCCCCCGGTTCCCCGGAGCGTGAGCGGTTTATCTTCAAGGATCCTGTGCAGCAGGGCCACCCCAATAACTGGGAGTCGGTCTTCGGCGGGCCAATGTGGACGCCAACCACTAACCCGGACGGCAGCCCGGGCCAGTCGTACCTGCACATCTTCGATTCATCGCAGCCCGATTTCAACTGGAAAAACGAGGACGTGCGCGCGATGTTCCGCGACGTCTTGCGCTTCTGGCTAGACCGCGGCACCGACGGGTTCCGCGTAGACGTGGCCCACGGGCTGATCAAGGCCGAGGGGCTTCCCGATTTCACCCCGGATCCGGCTGGCGCCTCGATGGGCGGCACCGAAGAACTCGCCCCATGGTGGGGCCAGGACGGAGTACATGAGATCTACCGTGAATGGCGCCAGGTGATCGATGAATACGAAGGCGACCGTGTCTTGTGCGCAGAAGCCTGGGTTAACCCGCTGTCGCTGATGGCCAAATGGGTTCGCAATGATGAAATGCACCAGGCCTTCAACTTCCCATACCTCTCTTGCGACTACGATGCGCAGCAGCTGCGGGAAACCATCGATGAGTCACTGCACGAGTTTGGCGCGGTAGGGGCACCGAGCACGTGGGTCTTGTCCAACCACGACGTCGTGCGCCATGCCACCCGTTTGGCGCTGACCGACGAGAACCCCCAGGGCGAAGGGATCGGACCCAAGACCCCGAACCTTCCCGATCCGGCCACCGGGCTGCGCCGGGCCCGATCCTCGACTGCGCTCATGCTCGCTCTTCCGGGCGGCGCGTACCTTTACCAGGGCGAGGAGCTCGGATTGCCCGAGGCCGTGGATCTGCCCGATGACGCCCGCCAGGACCCGACATGGTTCCGCACCAATGGCGAGCGCTACGGCCGCGACGGGTGCCGGGTCCCCCTGCCGTGGAAGGGCGATGCCCCGTCCTTTGGTTTCAGCGACAGCGGCAAAAGCTGGCTTCCGCAGCCAACCTCGTGGGCTCCCTATGCCCGCGATCTGCAGGCAGATGATCCAGATTCGACATTGAACCTCTACCGCCGGCTGCTCCAGCTGCGCAAGGACCACGGCCTGGGCACCGGCGGCCTTGAGTGGGTGCCCGGAGACCAGCCGGACCTGCTGGCCTTCAGCAATGGAAAGGTGCTGGTCGTTGCCAACTTTGGAGCCGCGCCGCTTGCGCTGCCGCCGCTCGTGCAGGACGCCCAGGAACTGGTTCGCAGCCAGCCCCGGGACAGCACCGCCCCGGGGATGATTCCCGCCGAAACCACCATGTGGTTCTTGCTGGCATAG
- a CDS encoding LacI family DNA-binding transcriptional regulator, whose translation MAGIKDVAQAAGVSVATVSRALSGRGSVSTTAQEAVQRAAAELGYVVSSSASGLASGRTRNIGVLVPVINHWFYASVLEGISSTLMDEGYDTTLYQLTKDRIQREKVFSDFLLRQRVDAVIAVNVELNSEEVQALHALDKPLVGVGGPLPGVPTLHVDDEGISALATQHLISLGHRRIGFIGGNEETDVDFRVPTRRRTGYEQALDQAGIEIDDKLCVGADFTMPQAYAAAKQLLGAPIARPTALMAASDEMAIGAILAARDLGLQVPRDLSVIGVDNHDLSEMFGLTTIEQRPHEQGELAVAMLLRAIRGEEPAHAHTVDHRLVVRSSTTRPLDAS comes from the coding sequence GTGGCCGGGATCAAAGATGTCGCCCAAGCCGCCGGAGTCTCGGTGGCAACAGTCTCCCGCGCCCTGTCCGGGCGGGGATCGGTGTCAACCACTGCCCAGGAAGCGGTGCAACGCGCTGCTGCCGAGCTGGGATACGTCGTTTCATCCTCGGCCTCCGGGCTGGCCTCGGGCCGCACCCGGAATATCGGCGTTCTGGTCCCGGTGATCAACCACTGGTTCTATGCCAGCGTCCTGGAAGGCATTTCCAGCACGCTCATGGACGAGGGCTACGACACCACGCTCTACCAGTTGACGAAGGATCGCATCCAGCGCGAAAAAGTCTTTTCCGACTTCCTCCTGCGCCAGCGCGTCGATGCTGTCATCGCGGTCAATGTTGAGCTGAATTCCGAGGAAGTCCAGGCATTGCATGCACTGGATAAGCCCCTGGTGGGTGTCGGCGGCCCGCTGCCTGGCGTGCCCACGCTGCATGTTGACGATGAAGGAATCTCTGCGCTCGCGACCCAGCACCTGATTTCCCTGGGGCACCGGCGCATCGGGTTTATTGGCGGGAACGAGGAAACCGACGTGGATTTCCGCGTTCCAACCCGTCGGCGCACCGGATACGAGCAGGCGCTGGATCAGGCCGGCATCGAAATTGATGACAAGCTCTGCGTTGGCGCGGACTTCACCATGCCGCAGGCCTACGCGGCGGCCAAGCAATTATTGGGCGCCCCGATTGCGCGACCCACCGCTCTCATGGCCGCCAGCGACGAGATGGCCATCGGCGCGATTCTCGCGGCCCGCGATCTTGGGCTGCAAGTCCCCCGCGACCTTTCGGTCATTGGCGTGGATAACCACGACCTGTCGGAAATGTTCGGCTTGACCACCATAGAGCAACGGCCTCATGAACAAGGCGAGTTGGCTGTTGCCATGCTGCTGCGGGCCATCCGCGGCGAGGAGCCTGCGCACGCGCACACGGTTGACCACCGACTGGTGGTCCGCTCGTCCACCACGCGCCCCCTCGACGCGTCTTAG
- a CDS encoding sugar ABC transporter permease, which translates to MSTETSTRQTTAELRQAPAPARRTFGKWFATTGWRHLIGVALCIYSAFPLLYVLSASLNPNGTLLSSNGFFSTIGLQSYIDLFQNQQRPYAAWFANTLFIGLTTAAASVFLGALAAYSFSRMRFTGRRVGLVSLLIVQIFPQLLAVVAIFILLTSLGDVFPALGIDNQIALIMVYLGGALGVNTYLMYGFFNTIPVEIDEAAKIDGAGHARIFFTMILRLVAPILAVVGLLSFISSTSDFVLASVVLVSPENQTLAVGLYSYVSEEFTSNWSVFAAGAVLAALPVMALFLFLQKYIVGGLTAGAGK; encoded by the coding sequence ATGAGTACCGAAACCTCAACGAGGCAAACCACTGCGGAGCTGCGCCAGGCCCCGGCCCCAGCGCGGCGTACTTTCGGCAAGTGGTTCGCCACTACCGGATGGCGCCACCTCATCGGAGTGGCGCTGTGCATCTACTCGGCCTTCCCGCTGCTCTACGTGCTCTCGGCTTCCCTGAACCCCAATGGCACCCTGCTTTCCTCCAATGGATTCTTCTCCACTATCGGCCTGCAAAGCTACATTGATCTTTTCCAGAATCAACAGCGTCCTTATGCGGCATGGTTTGCCAACACCCTGTTCATCGGACTGACCACGGCTGCGGCCTCGGTCTTCCTCGGCGCCTTGGCGGCCTACAGTTTTTCGCGCATGAGATTCACCGGACGCCGCGTGGGACTGGTCAGCTTGCTGATTGTGCAGATCTTCCCCCAGCTGCTCGCCGTGGTGGCGATCTTCATCCTGCTCACCTCGCTTGGTGATGTTTTCCCTGCCTTGGGAATCGACAACCAGATCGCCTTGATCATGGTGTATCTTGGCGGCGCCCTGGGAGTGAACACCTACCTGATGTACGGCTTCTTCAACACGATTCCCGTGGAAATCGACGAAGCAGCCAAGATTGATGGCGCTGGCCACGCACGCATTTTCTTCACGATGATCCTCAGGCTGGTGGCGCCGATTCTTGCCGTGGTCGGCCTGCTGTCCTTCATCTCCAGCACCAGCGACTTTGTGCTGGCTTCTGTTGTGCTGGTTTCTCCTGAAAACCAGACGCTGGCCGTGGGATTATATTCCTATGTGTCAGAGGAGTTCACCTCCAACTGGTCCGTTTTCGCCGCGGGCGCGGTACTGGCAGCACTGCCGGTGATGGCATTGTTCCTGTTCCTGCAGAAGTACATTGTCGGCGGGCTGACCGCCGGTGCGGGAAAGTAG
- a CDS encoding MFS transporter: protein MSSTVTRTQEERRVLAGTLVGTTIEWYDFFIFAQLTATLLAPLFLAPLGESNPGLAQILSFAMIGISFFFRPLGAIVAGHLGDRYGRKKILVLTLILMGAATALIGVLPTYASIGIAAPILLVLLRVIQGFSAGGEWGGAALMAVEHAPTSRRGYFGAYPQIGVPIGMILATGLLYILRVSMSPEAFGTWGWRIPFLLSILLILVGYMIRRAVEESPVFKQLALRKAAEHTPLRELMAKHSKQVLQAALIFISNNAAGYLVIAFFISYTTAVLKMPVAPVLLATTIGSVGWLIFTLVGGWLSDLIGRRTTFVIGYAIVFVWMIPMFMLVDTGNIVLYAVAIFVLTVGLGLSYGPQSAMYAEMFPAHVRYSGISIGYAIGAILGGAFAATVAQILLESTGASISIAIYIMVLTIISVAAVFWVGETRGRNLHVEEVEGSSEDLRTSH from the coding sequence ATGTCATCTACAGTCACTCGCACCCAGGAAGAGCGCCGGGTACTTGCCGGAACTCTCGTGGGAACCACCATTGAGTGGTATGACTTCTTCATCTTCGCGCAGCTCACGGCTACCTTGCTGGCACCGCTGTTTCTCGCGCCGCTGGGGGAGTCGAATCCAGGACTAGCTCAGATCCTCTCCTTCGCGATGATCGGCATCTCCTTCTTCTTCCGTCCCCTGGGCGCCATCGTGGCAGGCCATCTCGGCGACCGGTATGGGCGCAAGAAGATCCTGGTCCTGACCCTGATCTTGATGGGTGCCGCCACGGCGCTCATCGGCGTTCTTCCCACCTACGCTTCGATCGGCATTGCGGCGCCTATCCTGCTGGTGCTGCTTCGAGTCATCCAGGGCTTCTCGGCTGGCGGCGAATGGGGCGGTGCGGCATTGATGGCAGTGGAGCACGCGCCAACGAGCCGTCGCGGCTACTTTGGCGCCTACCCGCAGATCGGTGTGCCGATCGGCATGATCCTGGCTACGGGACTGCTCTACATTCTTCGTGTATCCATGTCGCCGGAAGCATTTGGCACCTGGGGCTGGCGCATTCCGTTCTTGCTCTCGATTTTGCTGATCCTCGTGGGCTACATGATCCGTCGTGCAGTAGAGGAATCGCCGGTCTTCAAGCAGCTGGCCTTGCGCAAGGCCGCAGAGCACACGCCACTGCGCGAACTGATGGCCAAGCACTCAAAGCAGGTATTGCAGGCGGCGCTGATCTTCATTTCCAACAATGCTGCCGGCTACCTGGTGATCGCGTTCTTCATTTCCTACACCACCGCGGTCCTGAAGATGCCGGTGGCACCCGTGCTGCTGGCGACCACCATCGGCTCGGTAGGCTGGCTGATCTTCACCCTCGTCGGTGGATGGCTCTCGGACCTGATTGGACGCCGTACAACCTTTGTTATCGGCTACGCGATTGTCTTCGTATGGATGATCCCGATGTTCATGCTGGTGGATACCGGGAATATCGTTCTCTACGCGGTGGCGATCTTCGTGCTGACCGTGGGCCTGGGATTGTCCTACGGTCCGCAGTCGGCCATGTACGCAGAGATGTTCCCGGCCCACGTGCGCTACTCCGGCATTTCGATCGGCTATGCCATTGGCGCCATTCTCGGCGGCGCCTTCGCTGCGACGGTGGCGCAGATTCTGCTGGAATCCACTGGGGCATCGATTTCGATCGCCATCTACATCATGGTGCTGACGATTATTTCGGTGGCCGCGGTGTTCTGGGTGGGCGAGACCCGAGGACGGAATCTGCACGTTGAAGAAGTTGAAGGAAGCTCCGAAGACTTGAGGACTTCCCACTAA
- a CDS encoding ABC transporter permease subunit, giving the protein MTKTAPEAPTRRNDESKRKLSPAAQRFANASGTSLGSILAKIILIAIVDATAVFALFTALGREAWFIATVIAVITVLINVVYFKKGWLPAKYLLPGTIFLLIFQVFVIGYTGYIAFTNYGSGHNSDKADAISALLQSNQERVEGSPGYPVKVYSGDDGLAMLIEREGQQLIGDENDALAPADPATLGDYTELTFADLLGRQQEVTSLKVPVSDDPADGTLRTSDGRTAYQYTSSLKYDEAADSMTDQATGLVYKDTGVGAFTAEDGTQLMPGWSINVGFDNFTRAFTDSSIRGALFSVSVWTFAFAFLSVASTFFLGLFLAIVFNDMRMKGRKIYRVISILPYAFPAFLGGLVWAGMLNRDFGFVNQVLFGGAGIPWLTDPWLAKFSVLWVNLWLGFPYMFLVCTGALQSIPQELSEAATIDGAKPFQIFRLIKLPLLLVSVAPLLISSFAFNFNNFNVIYMLTEGGPRLEDAGLNVGATDILISMVYKVAFVGSQRDYGLASAFSIIIFVIVAIISIISFKQTKALEELN; this is encoded by the coding sequence ATGACTAAGACTGCCCCAGAGGCACCGACACGTCGCAACGACGAATCGAAACGCAAGCTGTCGCCGGCTGCACAACGTTTCGCCAACGCATCAGGCACGAGCCTCGGCTCCATCCTGGCCAAGATCATTCTCATCGCGATCGTGGACGCCACCGCGGTCTTTGCGCTCTTCACGGCGCTGGGACGCGAAGCATGGTTCATTGCCACCGTCATTGCCGTGATCACCGTGTTGATCAACGTCGTCTACTTCAAGAAGGGATGGCTCCCGGCCAAATACTTGTTGCCCGGCACCATCTTCTTGCTGATCTTCCAAGTTTTTGTCATTGGGTACACCGGCTACATCGCCTTCACCAACTACGGTTCGGGCCACAACTCCGACAAGGCCGATGCCATCTCGGCACTGTTGCAATCCAATCAGGAACGAGTTGAAGGCTCACCTGGCTATCCGGTCAAGGTCTACAGCGGCGATGATGGACTGGCCATGCTCATCGAGCGCGAAGGCCAGCAGCTCATCGGCGATGAAAACGATGCCCTGGCGCCAGCAGATCCAGCAACCCTGGGGGACTACACCGAACTGACCTTTGCGGACCTGCTCGGCCGGCAGCAAGAAGTCACCTCGTTGAAGGTGCCGGTCAGCGATGACCCGGCAGATGGCACGCTGCGCACCAGCGACGGCCGCACCGCCTACCAGTACACCTCATCGCTGAAATACGACGAAGCAGCAGACAGCATGACCGATCAGGCTACCGGACTGGTCTACAAGGACACCGGCGTCGGCGCATTTACCGCTGAAGACGGAACACAGCTGATGCCCGGCTGGTCCATCAACGTAGGTTTTGACAACTTCACCCGCGCGTTCACGGATTCTTCCATCAGGGGCGCCTTGTTCTCGGTCTCCGTATGGACTTTCGCTTTCGCGTTCCTGTCCGTGGCTTCCACCTTCTTCCTCGGGCTTTTCCTGGCCATCGTCTTCAACGACATGCGCATGAAGGGCCGCAAGATCTATCGCGTCATTTCAATCCTTCCCTATGCCTTCCCCGCATTCCTCGGCGGCTTGGTCTGGGCCGGCATGCTCAACCGGGACTTCGGCTTCGTGAACCAAGTGCTCTTTGGGGGCGCCGGCATTCCATGGCTGACCGACCCATGGCTGGCCAAGTTCTCAGTACTCTGGGTCAACTTGTGGCTGGGCTTCCCGTACATGTTCCTGGTATGCACCGGTGCATTGCAGTCGATCCCGCAGGAGCTCTCGGAAGCGGCGACCATCGATGGGGCGAAGCCGTTCCAGATCTTCCGCCTGATCAAGCTCCCCTTGCTGCTGGTTTCCGTGGCACCGTTGCTGATCAGCTCCTTCGCCTTCAATTTCAACAACTTCAACGTGATCTACATGCTCACTGAAGGCGGACCGCGCCTTGAGGATGCCGGACTGAACGTGGGTGCCACTGACATCCTGATTTCGATGGTCTACAAGGTAGCCTTCGTCGGTTCCCAGCGCGATTACGGCTTGGCCAGCGCGTTCTCCATCATCATCTTCGTAATCGTCGCGATCATCTCGATCATCAGCTTTAAGCAGACCAAGGCACTGGAGGAGTTGAACTAA
- a CDS encoding HAAS signaling domain-containing protein: MKSYLPRAARNYLEQLRRALDFLSEQERKQILEQTREEIHRLPDRGRRKRELISMLGEPAARARKFERTEPEDLEVRSGKHFLTRILAWPIFALALLTVIVVLFAPPQQALIGTQGLDQFLSPGQGWLADLEEAIGSQLIWLAFIPVIFSLLPLWLNGALGQIFQILGAVAMSAVCLGGGILPMYFIPVTLLLWAQVFTPMLMMRGSMARPGPGWLVAAAVLLVACIGLATYQGMASFAGPQWLVLAPAAVLVVLAGLLPTRWKAAHIALVAAGLLVMAAGFIAALPGTYNAVLLWPWLAGGLSFAFAHLAVAAGMWHERARKLLALF; encoded by the coding sequence ATGAAGTCTTACCTGCCGCGGGCTGCCCGTAATTATTTGGAGCAGCTGCGCCGAGCCTTGGATTTCCTCTCGGAACAGGAACGCAAGCAAATCCTCGAACAGACAAGGGAAGAGATCCACCGCCTGCCGGACAGGGGACGCCGCAAGCGCGAACTCATCAGCATGCTGGGCGAGCCGGCAGCCAGAGCACGCAAATTTGAACGCACCGAGCCTGAAGACCTGGAAGTTCGAAGCGGCAAGCACTTCCTGACCAGGATCCTGGCATGGCCCATTTTTGCACTAGCGCTGCTGACAGTCATCGTGGTGCTTTTTGCGCCCCCGCAGCAAGCACTCATTGGAACCCAAGGCCTGGACCAGTTCTTGTCACCGGGCCAAGGCTGGCTTGCGGATCTCGAAGAAGCCATAGGCAGCCAGCTGATCTGGCTTGCCTTCATCCCGGTGATTTTCAGCCTGCTGCCGTTGTGGCTCAACGGCGCGCTAGGACAGATCTTCCAAATCCTCGGGGCCGTTGCCATGAGCGCGGTGTGCCTCGGCGGCGGAATCCTGCCAATGTACTTCATCCCGGTCACACTGCTGTTGTGGGCCCAGGTTTTCACGCCGATGCTGATGATGCGCGGTTCGATGGCCCGTCCGGGACCGGGCTGGCTGGTGGCCGCGGCGGTCCTGCTCGTTGCCTGCATCGGCTTGGCCACGTACCAGGGGATGGCAAGCTTTGCCGGTCCGCAGTGGCTGGTGCTGGCGCCTGCCGCTGTGCTGGTGGTACTTGCTGGCTTGCTCCCTACCCGGTGGAAAGCAGCGCATATTGCCCTGGTCGCCGCAGGGCTGCTGGTGATGGCGGCAGGTTTTATCGCGGCGCTGCCAGGAACATATAACGCCGTGCTGCTGTGGCCGTGGCTGGCTGGCGGATTGTCCTTCGCGTTCGCCCATTTGGCTGTTGCCGCGGGCATGTGGCATGAGCGTGCGCGGAAGCTTCTCGCCTTGTTCTAA
- a CDS encoding TetR/AcrR family transcriptional regulator: MADNKEISPAPSAKRGRGRPRKDSEFISLSKELLGQKALEIVGSEGYGALTMHRLATEFGVTPRALYNYVSDREEVIGLALQQFLAISPTLEFDCTHWKDGVRDAYLATRSAYRAYPRASQLSMDEKTHVIPGPRRTELVERVLKFYVEMGLTLKQATGMVRALERDVLGFVLHIDYFYDRRQPDCPDFFSHPVPRQWLEFYPEVPAPYAQQALELPEQNSDELFEEVIELRVLAMERLLQLNSQNKDGQD, from the coding sequence ATGGCCGATAATAAGGAAATTTCCCCCGCGCCATCCGCGAAGCGCGGACGCGGGCGCCCCCGCAAGGACTCAGAGTTTATCAGCCTGAGCAAAGAGCTGCTCGGGCAAAAAGCCTTGGAGATCGTTGGCTCCGAGGGCTATGGCGCCCTGACCATGCACCGGTTGGCCACCGAATTCGGGGTAACCCCGCGCGCCCTGTACAACTACGTGTCAGACCGCGAAGAAGTCATCGGCCTTGCCCTGCAGCAGTTCCTGGCCATCAGCCCGACGCTCGAATTCGACTGCACCCACTGGAAAGACGGGGTGCGGGACGCCTATCTTGCCACTAGATCGGCTTACCGCGCATATCCGCGGGCTTCGCAGCTGAGCATGGACGAGAAAACACACGTAATCCCGGGTCCACGACGGACCGAGCTGGTTGAACGCGTGTTGAAGTTCTACGTCGAAATGGGGCTGACGCTGAAGCAGGCAACGGGAATGGTCCGCGCGCTGGAACGGGACGTCCTTGGATTCGTGTTGCATATTGATTATTTCTACGATCGGCGCCAGCCGGATTGTCCCGACTTTTTCAGCCATCCGGTGCCCAGGCAATGGCTTGAATTCTATCCGGAAGTCCCTGCACCCTACGCGCAACAAGCTCTTGAACTTCCGGAACAAAATAGCGACGAGCTGTTCGAGGAGGTCATCGAGCTGCGGGTGCTCGCGATGGAGCGGCTGCTGCAGCTCAATAGCCAAAACAAGGACGGCCAAGACTGA
- a CDS encoding sugar ABC transporter substrate-binding protein produces MKVNTRPWLLGGALTAIAALSLTACGASGSSETSSSPAVEQSSPAAASGGSLTVWVDANREPVLKEAAADFEKQSGVKVDLVIKDFSKIQEDFLRQVPTGKGPDITIGAHDWLGNLVNNGVVQPVELGDKASEFQDVSINAMSYEGSTYGVPYATENLALLRNADLVDEAPETFDDMIEAGKEAGTEFPFLVQVTDVGDPFHAYPFQTSFGAPVFGTDDTGAYDPADLQIGNEGGVEFAKWLAEQGKAGTLKTSIDADIAKEKFVSGDSPFFLTGPWNVEAAEKAKMNLAIDPIPTAGGEEAQPFVAVQGFFVSSKTENLLAATEFLTNYIGTEEVQTDLYEVGNRPPANKAAFEAAKSDEMIASFGEVGADGVPMPNIPEMAAVWEFWGVAEAEIITGKADPAKRWKQMTEDIEKAISK; encoded by the coding sequence ATGAAGGTGAACACACGCCCCTGGCTTCTTGGCGGAGCGCTGACGGCTATTGCAGCCCTGTCGCTCACCGCCTGCGGCGCATCCGGATCATCCGAAACCTCCTCCAGCCCAGCAGTCGAACAGTCCTCGCCAGCTGCCGCTTCAGGTGGTTCCCTGACTGTTTGGGTTGACGCAAACCGCGAGCCAGTGCTGAAGGAAGCCGCGGCTGACTTCGAAAAGCAGTCCGGCGTCAAGGTCGACCTGGTCATCAAGGACTTCTCCAAGATCCAAGAAGATTTCCTGCGCCAGGTGCCCACCGGCAAGGGGCCAGATATCACCATTGGCGCGCACGACTGGCTGGGAAATCTTGTGAACAACGGCGTGGTCCAGCCAGTTGAGCTGGGGGACAAGGCCTCGGAATTCCAGGATGTCTCCATCAACGCAATGAGCTACGAGGGCAGCACCTACGGTGTCCCGTATGCCACCGAAAACCTGGCACTGCTGCGCAATGCGGATCTGGTGGATGAAGCACCCGAGACCTTTGACGACATGATTGAAGCCGGCAAGGAAGCCGGCACGGAATTCCCGTTCCTGGTCCAGGTCACCGATGTGGGCGACCCGTTCCACGCCTACCCATTCCAGACCTCATTCGGAGCACCGGTCTTCGGCACCGATGACACCGGGGCCTACGACCCGGCCGACCTGCAGATCGGCAATGAAGGCGGCGTGGAATTCGCAAAGTGGCTGGCCGAGCAAGGCAAAGCCGGAACGCTGAAAACCAGTATTGATGCGGACATCGCCAAAGAGAAGTTCGTCTCCGGCGATTCGCCATTCTTCCTGACCGGTCCGTGGAATGTGGAAGCAGCTGAAAAGGCCAAGATGAACCTGGCCATTGACCCGATTCCGACGGCCGGTGGCGAAGAAGCCCAGCCTTTTGTCGCAGTGCAGGGATTCTTCGTTTCTTCCAAGACCGAGAACCTTTTGGCAGCTACCGAATTCCTGACCAACTACATCGGCACCGAGGAAGTCCAGACCGACCTCTACGAGGTGGGCAACCGCCCGCCAGCGAACAAGGCTGCCTTCGAAGCAGCCAAGTCCGACGAGATGATTGCTTCCTTCGGCGAGGTTGGCGCCGATGGCGTGCCAATGCCCAACATCCCGGAGATGGCAGCAGTCTGGGAATTCTGGGGTGTAGCCGAGGCAGAAATCATTACCGGCAAGGCCGACCCGGCCAAGCGCTGGAAGCAGATGACCGAGGATATCGAAAAGGCCATCAGCAAGTAG